From one Variovorax sp. PBL-H6 genomic stretch:
- a CDS encoding GDSL-type esterase/lipase family protein has translation MATLGKPIVMVRPEQLGFGERSVSPSDFGWLMLAEGDSWFSFGSLLGNNLLNRLTFTRSTLVTNTARPSDTLAHVVDWWRDPAFATLIAGGRRGRRGWAFDAILLSGGGNDLIDAISDRRVDQQLLRRLSPGSDPASPADCIHPEAWAAFETYLRANFAMVSQLAAGSAQNGSTPIFVHTYDYPTPNDAPAAPGRGPWLLPALLAHRIPEPMHQPLADHLIERLAGVVRTLGLANVHVIDTLGTLTRAAAGAKGDSHDWLNEIHPNPQGYGKLASVWRAGIEGVIAP, from the coding sequence ATGGCGACCCTCGGCAAGCCCATCGTGATGGTGCGCCCGGAGCAGCTCGGCTTCGGCGAGCGCAGCGTGAGCCCCTCGGACTTCGGCTGGCTCATGCTGGCCGAAGGAGACTCGTGGTTTTCCTTCGGCTCGCTGCTGGGCAACAACCTGCTCAACCGGCTGACCTTCACGCGCAGCACGCTTGTCACGAACACGGCGCGCCCGAGCGACACGCTGGCCCACGTGGTCGACTGGTGGCGCGACCCGGCCTTCGCGACCCTGATCGCGGGCGGGCGGCGCGGCCGCCGGGGCTGGGCCTTCGATGCGATCCTGCTGAGCGGCGGCGGCAACGACCTGATCGACGCCATCAGCGATCGCCGGGTCGACCAGCAGCTGCTGCGCCGACTGTCCCCCGGCAGTGACCCGGCTTCGCCCGCGGACTGCATTCATCCCGAGGCCTGGGCAGCGTTCGAGACCTACCTGCGCGCCAACTTCGCGATGGTTTCGCAGCTGGCGGCCGGGAGTGCACAGAATGGCAGCACGCCGATCTTCGTGCACACCTACGATTACCCAACGCCCAACGATGCACCCGCCGCGCCGGGCCGCGGCCCCTGGCTGCTGCCGGCCCTGCTGGCGCACCGCATTCCCGAGCCGATGCACCAGCCGCTGGCTGATCACCTGATCGAGCGCCTGGCGGGCGTGGTGCGCACGCTGGGCCTCGCGAACGTGCATGTGATCGACACCCTCGGCACGCTGACCCGCGCTGCGGCCGGCGCCAAGGGCGACAGCCACGACTGGCTCAACGAGATCCACCCCAATCCGCAGGGCTACGGCAAGCTGGCGTCGGTATGGCGCGCTGGGATCGAGGGCGTGATCGCTCCCTGA
- a CDS encoding acetate/propionate family kinase, with translation MTDHIITFNAGSSSIKFALFSVGADDLLQRAAAGQVDGLGGDARLEAKAADGRVLHDAAAPAGKLNNERDALAAILALMQARFPQLRLAAVGHRVVHGASRFSTATLIDATMLATLRTLVPLAPLHLPNNIAAIEATRRAFPGVPQVACFDTAFHRGGGFLREAYALPRDYFDAGIRRYGFHGLSYEYIAGRLAELSPREAAGRVIVAHLGNGASMCALRGGQSIDTTMGFSALDGLPMGTRCGAIDPGVLLHLIETHGYEAARLSDLLYKESGLKGLSGISHDMRELEASDDPRAGEAIAYFCTRVRREAGALAASLGGVDAFVFTGGIGENSGRVRAEVLAGLEWLGIAFDRDAQPEGREDRVVSVPGSQARAWVIATDEEAMIARHALRVIRAGAQGAITPSIPARHTDASLP, from the coding sequence ATGACCGACCACATCATCACCTTCAACGCCGGGTCGTCGTCGATCAAGTTCGCACTGTTCTCGGTTGGCGCAGACGATCTCCTGCAACGGGCCGCCGCGGGCCAGGTCGACGGCTTGGGCGGCGACGCCCGGCTCGAGGCGAAAGCCGCCGATGGGCGCGTGCTGCATGACGCAGCCGCGCCTGCGGGCAAGCTGAACAACGAGCGCGACGCCCTCGCCGCGATCCTCGCGCTGATGCAGGCGCGTTTCCCGCAGCTGCGCCTTGCCGCGGTCGGGCATCGCGTGGTGCACGGCGCCTCGCGCTTCAGCACGGCGACATTGATCGACGCCACGATGCTGGCGACACTGCGCACGCTGGTGCCGCTCGCACCGCTGCACTTGCCGAACAACATCGCCGCCATCGAGGCGACGCGCCGCGCCTTCCCCGGCGTGCCGCAAGTGGCCTGCTTCGACACCGCCTTCCATCGCGGCGGCGGCTTCCTGCGCGAAGCCTATGCGCTGCCGCGCGACTACTTCGACGCGGGCATCCGTCGCTACGGCTTCCATGGCCTTTCCTACGAGTACATCGCCGGGCGACTGGCCGAGCTGTCGCCGCGCGAGGCGGCGGGGCGCGTGATCGTCGCGCACCTCGGCAACGGCGCGTCGATGTGCGCGCTGCGCGGCGGGCAATCGATCGACACGACGATGGGCTTCAGCGCGCTCGACGGCCTGCCGATGGGCACGCGCTGCGGCGCGATCGACCCGGGCGTGCTGCTGCACCTGATCGAAACGCACGGCTACGAGGCGGCGCGCCTGTCCGACCTGCTCTACAAGGAGTCGGGTCTCAAGGGCCTGTCGGGCATCTCGCACGACATGCGCGAGCTCGAGGCCTCGGACGATCCGCGCGCCGGCGAGGCCATTGCGTATTTCTGCACCCGCGTCCGGCGCGAGGCCGGCGCGCTCGCAGCATCGCTGGGCGGCGTCGATGCGTTCGTCTTCACCGGCGGCATCGGCGAGAACTCGGGGCGGGTGCGCGCCGAGGTGCTCGCGGGGCTGGAATGGCTCGGCATTGCATTCGATCGCGACGCGCAGCCCGAGGGTCGCGAGGACCGCGTGGTCTCGGTTCCCGGCTCGCAAGCCCGCGCCTGGGTGATCGCGACCGACGAGGAGGCGATGATCGCCCGCCATGCGCTGCGCGTGATCCGTGCAGGTGCTCAGGGAGCGATCACGCCCTCGATCCCAGCGCGCCATACCGACGCCAGCTTGCCGTAG